Proteins from a genomic interval of Leifsonia shinshuensis:
- a CDS encoding ATP-dependent DNA ligase, which yields MRPTSESPVAPMLAKAVPAVPDQDSVPGGLSFEPKWDGFRAIVYADDAGDGTIGAVEIGSRGSKMLTRYFPELVAAFRELLPGPCVLDGEIVVPTGEPGAQRLDWEALSQRIHPAASRVKLLSEQTPATFVAFDLLALGADSYLDRPFAERRAALEEFAGALPDPIKVTRTTVDTERARRWLVEFEGAGLDGVVAKPLDGVYAPNKRTMLKIKHHRTADVVVLGYRVHKSGQGVGSLLVGLYGEDGVLRNVGGVSAFSDKVRLQLVDDLAPLVERDDSGAAVTGETERSRFSASKEVSFVRLRPERVMEVRYDQMEGWRFRHTAQFERWRPDRDAASCTYDQLDRPIAYDLADVMS from the coding sequence ATGCGTCCGACCTCCGAGTCCCCTGTCGCCCCGATGCTCGCCAAGGCGGTCCCCGCCGTGCCCGACCAGGACAGCGTGCCGGGCGGGCTGAGCTTCGAGCCGAAATGGGACGGCTTCCGCGCCATCGTCTACGCCGACGACGCCGGCGACGGCACCATCGGCGCCGTCGAGATCGGCAGCCGCGGGTCCAAGATGCTCACCCGCTACTTCCCGGAACTGGTCGCGGCGTTCCGCGAGCTGCTGCCCGGTCCGTGCGTCCTGGACGGCGAGATCGTGGTGCCGACCGGCGAGCCCGGCGCGCAGCGGCTCGACTGGGAGGCCCTGTCGCAGCGCATCCACCCGGCCGCCAGCCGGGTGAAGCTGCTCTCCGAGCAGACCCCGGCCACCTTCGTCGCGTTCGACCTGCTCGCGCTCGGCGCCGACTCCTACCTGGACCGCCCGTTCGCGGAGCGGCGGGCGGCGCTGGAGGAGTTCGCCGGCGCCCTCCCCGACCCCATCAAGGTCACCCGCACCACCGTCGACACCGAGCGCGCCCGCCGGTGGCTGGTCGAGTTCGAGGGCGCAGGGCTCGACGGCGTGGTCGCGAAGCCGCTGGACGGCGTCTACGCGCCCAACAAGCGGACCATGCTCAAGATCAAGCACCACCGCACGGCCGACGTGGTCGTGCTCGGCTACCGGGTGCACAAGAGCGGCCAGGGCGTCGGCTCGCTCCTGGTCGGGCTCTACGGCGAGGACGGCGTGCTGCGCAACGTGGGCGGCGTCTCCGCGTTCAGCGACAAGGTGCGGCTCCAGCTCGTCGACGACCTGGCGCCGCTGGTCGAGCGCGACGACAGCGGCGCCGCGGTGACCGGCGAGACCGAGCGCAGCCGGTTCTCGGCCAGCAAGGAGGTCTCGTTCGTGCGCCTGCGCCCGGAGCGGGTCATGGAGGTGCGCTACGACCAGATGGAGGGCTGGCGCTTCCGGCACACCGCGCAGTTCGAGCGCTGGCGCCCCGACCGCGACGCGGCCTCCTGCACCTACGACCAGCTCGACCGCCCCATCGCTTACGACCTCGCCGACGTCATGTCCTGA
- the ligD gene encoding non-homologous end-joining DNA ligase, with protein MAGDAVTLRVPGPHGEREVRISSPGRVLYPELGITKLDLANYLVEVGEAFVRANGDRPLSLQRFPDGIDGEQFFSKNPPRGTPDYVRSVMVVYPSARSHPQLVIDEPAAAVWAAQMNTVVFHPWPSRAEDSDNPDQLRIDLDPQPGTDFTDAIPAAIELRSVLSEAGLEAYIKTSGNRGLHVFAPIEPKREFLDVRHAVIAAARELERRMPDRVTTAWWKEERGEKVFVDFNQANRDRTMAGAYSPRALAHAPVSTPVTWDELPEVDPRDFTVRSVPERLRGTGDPWQDFGERPGTIDALLEWWQRDLDNGLGELPFPPDYPKMPGEPPRVQPSRAKKP; from the coding sequence ATGGCAGGCGACGCAGTCACCCTCCGGGTCCCCGGTCCGCACGGCGAGCGCGAGGTGCGCATCTCCAGCCCGGGCAGGGTGCTCTACCCCGAGCTCGGCATCACCAAGCTCGACCTGGCGAACTACCTCGTCGAGGTGGGGGAGGCCTTTGTCCGGGCCAACGGCGACCGGCCGCTGTCGCTGCAGCGTTTCCCGGACGGGATCGACGGCGAGCAGTTCTTCTCCAAGAACCCGCCGCGCGGCACGCCGGACTACGTGCGCTCGGTCATGGTCGTCTACCCGAGCGCCCGGTCGCACCCGCAGCTGGTGATTGACGAGCCCGCGGCCGCCGTGTGGGCGGCGCAGATGAACACGGTGGTCTTCCACCCGTGGCCGTCGCGGGCGGAGGACTCCGACAACCCGGACCAGCTCCGCATCGACCTCGACCCGCAGCCGGGCACGGACTTCACCGATGCGATCCCCGCCGCGATCGAGCTGCGCTCCGTGCTGTCGGAGGCCGGGCTGGAGGCGTACATCAAGACCTCGGGCAACCGCGGCCTGCACGTCTTCGCGCCGATCGAGCCGAAGCGGGAGTTCCTGGACGTCCGGCACGCCGTCATTGCGGCGGCGCGCGAGCTGGAGCGGCGGATGCCCGATCGGGTGACCACGGCGTGGTGGAAGGAGGAGCGCGGCGAGAAGGTGTTCGTCGACTTCAACCAGGCCAACCGCGACCGCACGATGGCGGGAGCGTACAGCCCACGGGCGCTGGCCCACGCGCCGGTCTCCACGCCGGTGACCTGGGACGAGCTCCCGGAGGTCGACCCGCGCGACTTCACGGTGCGCAGCGTCCCGGAGCGCCTGCGCGGCACGGGAGACCCGTGGCAGGACTTCGGCGAGCGCCCCGGCACGATCGACGCCCTGCTGGAGTGGTGGCAGCGCGACCTCGACAACGGCCTCGGCGAGCTGCCCTTCCCGCCCGACTACCCCAAGATGCCCGGCGAGCCCCCACGCGTCCAGCCCAGCCGAGCCAAAAAGCCGTGA
- a CDS encoding endonuclease/exonuclease/phosphatase family protein — protein sequence MRKHAAGHELEDIAKTYDADALCLQECDSEALAPRLHDLQLADTTKANRLGLAVYVRDERWEVLDTQVFAVQKSLHDRVLAPANERLLAALLRDRDSGERVLLGSFHAAPLTASNSLRRKQIAAAHEGMRSLAPETPAIMVGDFNYPWFIRGLERHLTTSGYTLKRSDEPTYLRYKFFSGYFDFVTSTGFDVDRVDVLPAGASDHRAIRLDAELAA from the coding sequence CTGCGCAAGCACGCCGCCGGTCACGAACTCGAGGACATCGCCAAGACGTACGACGCCGACGCGCTGTGTCTGCAGGAGTGCGACAGCGAGGCGCTCGCGCCCCGCCTGCACGACCTCCAGCTCGCCGACACCACCAAGGCCAACCGGCTCGGGCTCGCCGTCTACGTGCGCGACGAGCGCTGGGAGGTGCTGGACACACAGGTCTTCGCCGTGCAGAAGTCCCTCCACGACCGGGTCCTCGCCCCCGCCAACGAGCGGCTGCTCGCAGCGCTGCTGCGCGACCGCGACTCCGGGGAGCGCGTGCTGCTCGGATCGTTCCACGCCGCACCGCTCACGGCCTCCAACTCGCTGCGCCGCAAGCAGATCGCCGCCGCCCACGAAGGGATGCGGTCGCTCGCGCCGGAGACACCCGCGATCATGGTCGGCGACTTCAACTACCCGTGGTTCATCCGCGGCCTGGAGCGGCATCTGACCACGTCCGGCTACACGCTCAAGCGCAGCGACGAGCCGACCTACCTGCGGTACAAGTTCTTCAGCGGGTACTTCGACTTCGTGACCTCCACCGGCTTCGACGTGGACCGGGTGGACGTGCTCCCCGCCGGCGCGTCGGACCACCGGGCCATCCGGTTGGACGCGGAGCTGGCGGCCTAG
- a CDS encoding lipase maturation factor family protein, producing MDALGWLAGTDYTIAREILQRGVAALYVVAFLSAVAQFPALLGEHGLLPAPRFLRLTYARRQPTLFRWRYSDRLLLAVAWTGAVLAALVVVGVLQLAPSYVFVPVFLVIWFLYLSIVNIGQTFYGFGWESLICEAGFTVAFLGAWDTAPPITIVFLLRWLVFRLEFGAGMIKMRGDRSWRDLTALYYHHETQPMPNPLSRTAHLLPRWWHRVEVLGNHFAQLVVPWLLFLPQPVASAAAAVVILTQLWLVATGNFAWLNWITIVLAFAGVSDGAWRWISGGAIHGGIGAAEVPLWYAVVALLVSAFLVALSWWPLRNLFRRRQLMNASFNRWHLVNAYGAFGSVTKERYEVVVEGTADDPHAAGAEWREYGFKGKPGDVRRLPRQYAPYHLRLDWLMWFLALGSRDSPWFEVFLLRLLEADRPTLRLLREDPFGGEAPRSVRARMFLYRFATRAEKRATGDRWVRTEVGTLVPPVALRGQ from the coding sequence ATGGACGCGTTGGGCTGGCTGGCCGGGACCGACTACACGATCGCGCGCGAGATCCTGCAGCGCGGGGTCGCGGCACTCTACGTCGTGGCGTTCCTCTCGGCCGTCGCGCAGTTCCCCGCCCTCCTCGGCGAGCACGGCCTCCTGCCCGCGCCGCGCTTCCTGCGGCTGACCTACGCCAGGCGCCAGCCGACGCTGTTCCGGTGGCGGTACTCCGACCGGCTGCTGCTCGCCGTCGCCTGGACCGGAGCCGTCCTGGCCGCCCTGGTCGTCGTCGGGGTGCTGCAGCTCGCCCCGTCCTACGTGTTCGTGCCGGTCTTCCTCGTGATCTGGTTCCTGTACCTCTCCATCGTGAACATCGGGCAGACCTTCTACGGCTTCGGCTGGGAGAGCCTGATCTGCGAGGCCGGCTTCACCGTCGCCTTCCTCGGCGCCTGGGACACCGCTCCCCCGATCACGATCGTCTTCCTGCTGCGCTGGCTGGTGTTCCGGCTGGAGTTCGGCGCCGGGATGATCAAGATGCGCGGCGACCGCTCCTGGCGCGACCTGACCGCGCTGTACTACCACCACGAGACCCAGCCGATGCCGAACCCGCTCTCCCGGACCGCGCACCTGCTGCCGAGGTGGTGGCATCGCGTGGAGGTGCTGGGCAACCACTTCGCACAGCTCGTCGTTCCGTGGCTGCTGTTCCTCCCGCAGCCGGTGGCGAGCGCCGCTGCCGCGGTCGTCATTCTCACCCAGCTCTGGCTGGTGGCGACCGGCAACTTCGCCTGGCTGAACTGGATCACCATCGTGCTGGCCTTCGCGGGCGTCAGCGACGGCGCGTGGCGCTGGATCAGCGGCGGCGCGATCCACGGCGGCATCGGCGCGGCGGAGGTGCCGCTCTGGTACGCGGTCGTCGCGCTGCTGGTGAGCGCGTTCCTGGTGGCGCTCAGCTGGTGGCCCCTGCGGAACCTGTTCCGCCGCCGGCAGCTGATGAACGCGAGCTTCAACCGCTGGCACCTGGTCAACGCCTACGGCGCGTTCGGGAGCGTCACCAAGGAGCGCTACGAGGTGGTGGTGGAGGGCACGGCCGACGACCCGCACGCCGCCGGCGCCGAGTGGCGCGAGTACGGCTTCAAGGGCAAGCCGGGCGACGTGCGGCGGCTGCCGCGGCAGTACGCGCCGTACCATCTGCGGCTGGACTGGCTGATGTGGTTCCTCGCGCTGGGCTCGCGGGACTCGCCGTGGTTCGAGGTGTTCCTGCTGCGCCTGCTGGAGGCGGACCGGCCGACGCTCCGGCTGCTCCGCGAGGACCCGTTCGGCGGGGAGGCTCCGCGCTCGGTGCGGGCGCGGATGTTCCTGTACCGCTTCGCCACGCGCGCCGAGAAGCGCGCGACCGGGGACCGCTGGGTGCGCACCGAGGTCGGGACGCTGGTGCCGCCGGTCGCGCTGCGGGGTCAATAG
- a CDS encoding HTH domain-containing protein encodes MGGTSFNTVAELRRIVAQGRVSETALEAITGIAGERLGAVLAESNRYEVGMSAAAFPLSSDESTRLSVLAAQLIQGMEIGDDERLKAILEGLTIEFKLTTLNLALLTGTNLDDIEACLVDPAAVAPERKYPLAVRASYLSLAIANARPY; translated from the coding sequence ATGGGCGGAACGAGCTTCAACACCGTGGCCGAGCTGCGGCGCATCGTCGCGCAGGGCCGCGTCTCAGAGACCGCGCTGGAGGCGATCACAGGAATCGCCGGGGAACGCCTTGGGGCAGTCCTCGCGGAGTCGAATCGTTACGAGGTGGGGATGTCAGCGGCGGCGTTCCCGCTCTCAAGTGACGAAAGCACTCGCTTATCGGTTCTTGCAGCGCAACTGATCCAGGGGATGGAGATCGGAGACGACGAACGCCTGAAGGCGATTCTCGAAGGGCTGACCATCGAGTTCAAGCTGACGACACTCAACCTTGCCCTGCTCACCGGTACGAACCTGGATGACATCGAGGCCTGTCTCGTCGATCCGGCGGCGGTGGCTCCCGAGCGGAAGTATCCGCTTGCTGTCCGGGCCTCCTATCTGAGCCTCGCAATCGCTAATGCCCGACCCTATTGA
- a CDS encoding DUF7144 family membrane protein, whose product MPATRPGSVTFVAVLTYIDGVLGIIGGVVILFTRDQMVRASDAGAVAGITTSAILSIILGIVVLIVARGLLSGSRFARGLVTVVMILNAVSGVILLFSLQFFSGILEILWAVVILSLLYTQRANTFFASRG is encoded by the coding sequence ATGCCAGCCACCCGTCCCGGCTCCGTGACGTTCGTCGCCGTGCTCACCTACATCGACGGAGTCCTCGGCATCATCGGCGGGGTGGTCATCCTCTTCACCCGCGACCAGATGGTGCGCGCGTCGGACGCGGGCGCGGTCGCCGGGATCACCACCTCGGCCATCCTCTCGATCATCCTGGGCATCGTGGTCCTGATCGTCGCCCGCGGCCTCCTGAGCGGCAGCCGGTTCGCGCGCGGACTGGTCACGGTCGTCATGATCCTCAACGCGGTCAGCGGCGTGATCCTGCTGTTCAGCCTGCAGTTCTTCAGCGGGATCCTCGAGATCCTCTGGGCCGTGGTCATCCTGTCGCTGCTTTACACGCAGCGCGCCAACACCTTCTTCGCGAGCCGCGGCTGA
- a CDS encoding DUF1905 domain-containing protein — translation MAGVRYEFETELFRWEARRDLWVFARLPDDVSEEIRLQPHPPAGWGSVKVMVTLGGSRWSTSVFPESADGAYVVAIKGDVRRREGVGLGDRVLLGVETLL, via the coding sequence ATGGCCGGTGTGCGCTACGAGTTCGAGACGGAGCTGTTCCGCTGGGAGGCGCGGCGCGACCTGTGGGTGTTCGCCCGGCTTCCCGACGACGTGTCGGAGGAGATCCGGCTGCAGCCGCATCCGCCCGCCGGCTGGGGCTCGGTCAAAGTGATGGTGACGCTCGGCGGGTCGCGCTGGTCGACCTCGGTGTTCCCGGAGAGCGCCGACGGCGCCTACGTGGTGGCGATCAAGGGCGACGTCCGCCGGCGCGAGGGCGTCGGCCTCGGGGACCGGGTGCTGCTGGGCGTGGAGACGTTGCTGTAG
- a CDS encoding MBL fold metallo-hydrolase — translation MPSTSATETIAPGVRRVRVPMPPGTGLPFSNAYLIDDADGRVHVVDPGSPTRAARATLRESLGAASVAAIVITHLHPDHAGGAAALAAETGASVLVHDRERAALGLIAAGLPAPDLDAWGVPPERRPELLAAAAVPTGPAAELVDSVLTGVLTDGELLALPGRRIRVVGTPGHTGGHLCLHDEEAGLLLTGDHVLPTVNSGLGLGGPTTTNPIADYLASLDRVARLDRDGLRALPGHEDPFTGLRERCAALAAHHLRRAEEVAAHPGGTVWETARTLTWTSGWDALAGFTLLSALRQTAQHREFVARAA, via the coding sequence ATGCCGTCGACTTCCGCCACCGAGACCATCGCGCCAGGTGTGCGCCGGGTGCGCGTCCCGATGCCGCCCGGCACCGGCCTGCCGTTCAGCAACGCCTATCTGATCGACGACGCCGACGGCCGGGTCCACGTGGTCGATCCCGGGTCGCCGACGCGGGCGGCTCGGGCGACGCTGCGCGAGTCCCTCGGCGCTGCGTCGGTCGCGGCGATCGTGATCACGCATCTGCACCCCGACCACGCCGGCGGCGCCGCGGCGCTGGCGGCGGAGACCGGCGCGTCCGTCCTCGTCCACGACCGGGAGCGGGCGGCGCTCGGGCTGATCGCCGCAGGTCTCCCCGCGCCGGACCTCGACGCGTGGGGTGTCCCGCCGGAGCGCCGGCCGGAACTGCTGGCGGCGGCCGCGGTGCCCACGGGGCCCGCCGCGGAACTGGTGGACTCGGTGCTGACCGGCGTGCTGACCGACGGCGAGCTGCTGGCGCTCCCCGGCCGGAGGATCCGCGTCGTCGGCACGCCCGGCCACACCGGCGGACACCTGTGCCTGCACGACGAGGAGGCCGGCCTGCTGCTCACCGGCGACCACGTGCTGCCGACCGTCAACTCCGGCCTGGGGCTCGGCGGGCCGACCACGACCAACCCGATCGCCGACTACCTCGCCTCGCTCGACCGCGTCGCGCGCCTGGACCGCGACGGGCTCCGCGCCCTCCCCGGCCACGAGGACCCGTTCACCGGGCTGCGCGAGCGCTGCGCCGCCCTGGCCGCCCACCACCTCCGCCGTGCGGAGGAGGTCGCCGCGCATCCGGGCGGCACGGTGTGGGAGACCGCGCGCACGCTGACCTGGACTTCAGGCTGGGACGCCCTCGCCGGCTTCACCCTGCTCTCCGCGCTGCGGCAGACCGCGCAGCACCGCGAGTTCGTCGCCCGCGCGGCGTGA
- the gap gene encoding type I glyceraldehyde-3-phosphate dehydrogenase has product MTRIAINGFGRIGRNVLRALLERDSDLEVVAVNDLTEPAALAKLLAFDSTAGRLGRPVSVDGDVLVVDGRRIRVLAEREPAQLPWGELGVDIVLESTGRFTSATAARAHLEAGAKKVLISAPADGADVTLAYGVNTDAYDAAVHTIVSNASCTTNALAPLAAVLDELAGIEHGFMTTVHAYTQEQNLQDGPHRDPRRARAAAVNIVPTTTGAAKAIGLVLPNLDGKLSGDSIRVPVPVGSIVELNTTVSRDVTRDDVLAAYRAAAEGKLAGILEYSDDALVSSDITGNPASSIFDSALTRVDGRHVKVVAWYDNEWGFSNRVVDTLGLLAG; this is encoded by the coding sequence ATGACCCGCATCGCCATCAACGGATTCGGCCGCATCGGCCGCAACGTGCTCCGCGCCCTCCTGGAGCGCGACAGCGACCTGGAGGTCGTGGCCGTCAACGATCTGACCGAGCCCGCCGCCCTCGCCAAGCTCCTCGCCTTCGACTCCACCGCCGGACGTCTCGGCCGTCCCGTCTCCGTCGACGGCGACGTGCTCGTGGTCGACGGCCGCCGCATCCGCGTGCTCGCCGAGCGCGAGCCCGCCCAGCTGCCGTGGGGCGAGCTCGGCGTGGACATCGTGCTCGAGTCCACCGGCCGGTTCACCTCCGCCACCGCCGCGCGCGCCCACCTGGAGGCCGGCGCGAAGAAGGTGCTGATCAGCGCCCCCGCCGACGGCGCGGACGTCACGCTGGCGTACGGCGTGAACACCGACGCCTACGACGCGGCCGTGCACACCATCGTCTCGAACGCGTCCTGCACCACGAACGCCCTCGCGCCGCTCGCCGCGGTCCTGGACGAGCTGGCCGGCATCGAGCACGGCTTCATGACCACCGTCCACGCCTACACGCAGGAGCAGAACCTGCAGGACGGCCCGCACCGCGACCCGCGCCGCGCCCGTGCCGCCGCCGTGAACATCGTGCCGACCACGACCGGCGCCGCCAAGGCGATCGGCCTCGTCCTCCCGAACCTCGACGGCAAGCTGTCCGGCGACTCGATCCGCGTGCCGGTCCCGGTCGGCTCGATCGTGGAGCTGAACACCACGGTCTCGCGCGACGTCACCCGCGACGACGTGCTGGCCGCGTACCGCGCCGCCGCCGAGGGGAAGCTCGCCGGCATCCTGGAGTACTCCGACGACGCTCTGGTCTCGTCCGACATCACCGGCAACCCGGCGTCTTCGATCTTCGACTCCGCGCTGACCCGGGTGGACGGCCGCCACGTCAAGGTCGTCGCCTGGTACGACAACGAGTGGGGCTTCTCGAACCGTGTCGTCGACACCCTCGGGCTGCTCGCCGGCTGA
- a CDS encoding helix-turn-helix domain-containing protein, producing the protein MSDRLNRVAVLVLEGAKPLDVGIPAQVFTTRASMPYEVRVCGAAPGLVTGGDGLSYHVAHGLEALGWADIVFLPGYRHPDRDDPPPAVVEALLAAHARGARLAAISTGAFALAATGLLDGKRATTHWHYTRALAQRHPRIRVDENVLFVDEGDVLTSAGAASGIDLCLHILRGDLGIAAANHAARRLVAAPYRSGGQAQYVPRSVPEPLGERFAAVREWALHRLGDPLTLEVLSRRAAVSPRTFSRRFVEDTGYTPMQWVMRARIDVARELLERSELSVEQIAADVGLGTGANLRLHFQRILGTTPSEYRRTFSGDAG; encoded by the coding sequence GTGTCCGACCGCCTGAACCGCGTCGCCGTCCTCGTCCTGGAGGGGGCCAAGCCGCTGGACGTCGGCATCCCCGCGCAGGTCTTCACCACACGCGCGAGCATGCCGTACGAGGTCCGCGTCTGCGGCGCCGCGCCCGGGCTGGTGACCGGCGGCGACGGCCTGTCGTACCACGTGGCGCACGGGCTGGAGGCGCTCGGCTGGGCGGACATCGTCTTCCTGCCGGGCTACCGCCACCCCGACCGCGACGATCCGCCGCCCGCGGTGGTGGAGGCCCTGCTCGCCGCGCACGCGCGCGGCGCCCGGCTGGCGGCGATCTCGACGGGCGCGTTCGCGCTCGCGGCGACCGGCCTCCTGGACGGCAAGCGCGCCACCACGCACTGGCACTACACGCGCGCCCTCGCGCAGCGCCACCCGCGGATCCGGGTGGACGAGAACGTCCTGTTCGTCGACGAGGGCGACGTGCTGACGTCGGCGGGAGCGGCCAGCGGCATCGACCTCTGCCTGCACATCCTGCGCGGCGACCTCGGCATCGCCGCCGCCAACCACGCCGCCCGGCGGCTGGTCGCGGCGCCCTACCGCAGCGGCGGGCAGGCGCAGTACGTGCCGCGCAGCGTCCCGGAACCGCTCGGCGAGCGGTTCGCCGCGGTGCGGGAGTGGGCGCTGCACCGGCTGGGGGACCCGCTGACGCTGGAGGTGCTCTCCCGCCGTGCGGCGGTCTCGCCGCGCACCTTCTCGCGCCGCTTCGTGGAGGACACCGGCTACACGCCCATGCAGTGGGTGATGCGGGCGCGCATCGACGTCGCGCGCGAGCTGCTGGAGCGCTCGGAGCTGAGCGTCGAGCAGATCGCCGCGGATGTCGGGCTCGGCACCGGCGCCAACCTGCGACTGCACTTCCAGCGCATCCTCGGCACGACGCCGAGCGAGTACCGGCGCACCTTCAGCGGCGACGCCGGCTGA
- a CDS encoding type II toxin-antitoxin system VapC family toxin: MKWLLDTMTLSATRRPDREDPDVIRWLERQNPYSLHISAITIFELEVGIQRTERIDPAQGIVLRRWQDDVMMVFSDRILPVDGEVAGLAAGYHVPDPRPERDALIAATAEVGNLTVVTRNSRDFEPFRVRTFNPWITRLAKAATS, encoded by the coding sequence GTGAAGTGGCTGCTCGACACCATGACGCTGTCGGCGACCCGACGGCCCGATCGCGAGGACCCGGACGTCATCCGGTGGCTCGAACGCCAGAACCCGTACTCGCTCCACATCTCGGCGATCACCATCTTCGAGCTCGAGGTCGGCATTCAGCGCACGGAGCGCATCGACCCGGCGCAGGGGATCGTGCTGCGACGATGGCAGGACGATGTGATGATGGTCTTCTCCGATCGCATCCTGCCCGTCGACGGGGAGGTCGCGGGCCTCGCCGCCGGCTACCACGTGCCGGATCCGCGGCCCGAGCGGGACGCCCTGATCGCTGCGACCGCGGAGGTGGGCAACCTCACCGTGGTCACGCGCAACTCGCGCGACTTCGAGCCGTTCCGCGTCCGGACGTTCAACCCGTGGATCACCCGGCTCGCGAAAGCCGCGACGTCATAG
- a CDS encoding type II toxin-antitoxin system prevent-host-death family antitoxin: MTARAFNQDASAAKRAAAREPLIITDRGTPSFVLLTYTQYRELMGELDNIVDLLRQDDEGDFEAEFPPMVLGSREIDL; the protein is encoded by the coding sequence ATGACGGCGCGAGCCTTCAACCAGGACGCCTCGGCCGCGAAACGGGCGGCGGCGCGCGAGCCGCTGATCATCACCGACCGCGGCACGCCCTCGTTCGTGCTCCTGACGTACACGCAGTATCGCGAGCTGATGGGGGAGCTCGACAACATCGTCGACCTTCTGCGACAGGATGACGAGGGCGATTTCGAGGCCGAGTTCCCGCCCATGGTCCTCGGGTCGAGGGAGATCGACCTGTGA
- the hpaH gene encoding 2-oxo-hept-4-ene-1,7-dioate hydratase, which produces MLDTTTIQAIADELANAERERATVPLLTARHPGMTVEDSYAVQRVWVERGLAAGRRLVGRKIGLTSKVMQQATGITEPDYGAIFADMVYETGSVIPFDQYSNVRIEVELAFVLAEPLQGPDVTLFDVLGATKYVVPALEILSSRIELQGRTIVDTISDNAAMGGMVVGGRPVAVDAIDLRWVSALLYRNETIEESGVAAAVLDHPAAGVAWLANKLAQHGTRLEAGDIVLAGSFTRPLWVERGDTIHADYGTLGAVTCRFA; this is translated from the coding sequence ATGCTCGACACCACCACCATCCAGGCGATCGCGGACGAGCTCGCGAACGCCGAACGGGAGCGCGCCACCGTGCCGCTGCTGACGGCCAGGCACCCGGGCATGACCGTGGAGGACTCCTACGCCGTGCAGCGGGTCTGGGTCGAGCGCGGGCTCGCCGCCGGGCGCCGGCTGGTCGGCCGCAAGATCGGGCTGACGTCGAAGGTGATGCAGCAGGCGACCGGGATCACCGAGCCCGACTACGGCGCGATCTTCGCCGACATGGTGTACGAGACCGGCTCCGTCATCCCGTTCGACCAGTACTCGAACGTGCGCATCGAGGTCGAGCTGGCGTTCGTGCTCGCCGAGCCGCTGCAGGGGCCGGACGTCACGCTGTTCGACGTGCTGGGCGCGACGAAGTACGTGGTCCCCGCTCTGGAGATCCTGAGCTCCCGCATCGAGCTGCAGGGCCGCACCATCGTGGACACCATCTCCGACAACGCGGCGATGGGCGGCATGGTCGTCGGCGGCCGGCCGGTCGCGGTCGACGCGATCGACCTGCGCTGGGTGTCCGCGCTGCTCTACCGCAACGAGACCATCGAGGAGTCCGGCGTCGCCGCCGCCGTGCTCGACCACCCCGCCGCCGGAGTCGCCTGGCTCGCGAACAAGCTCGCCCAGCACGGCACCCGCCTGGAGGCCGGCGACATCGTCCTGGCCGGCTCGTTCACCCGCCCGCTGTGGGTGGAGCGCGGCGACACCATCCACGCCGACTACGGGACCCTGGGAGCCGTGACATGCCGATTCGCCTGA